A single Thermofilaceae archaeon DNA region contains:
- a CDS encoding sugar phosphate isomerase/epimerase family protein, which yields MARLRIGVTIWSLGLTSDWGSLEKQLATAREIGVEGVQLWAVDYGPWPSSWWQRRPCLLDPDRCGRECRKRVVELVESYGLKITGFCAQLSSKRRFGGFDDPDGLEERVKKTCRVLEMAAEMGAPIVTTHPGVIPEDRTDPTYKLVKNAVLEVAKCAENVGSFFCIETGMEPAHALRRFLEDLGSPAVRVNYDPANLLRFGAEEVVRGVELLGPWIVHTHAKDHNPQTGSATVGEGLVPWRDYLLALGNAGFTGWLALEDETGRNVVDSLRRGRAFLERLIGELGL from the coding sequence GTGGCGCGCTTGAGGATCGGGGTAACGATCTGGTCGCTGGGCCTCACGTCCGATTGGGGCTCTCTCGAGAAGCAGCTCGCCACCGCTAGGGAGATTGGCGTCGAGGGTGTCCAGTTGTGGGCCGTCGATTACGGCCCCTGGCCCAGCAGCTGGTGGCAGCGGAGGCCCTGCCTTCTCGACCCGGACCGCTGCGGCAGGGAGTGCAGGAAGAGAGTGGTCGAGCTCGTCGAGTCTTACGGGCTGAAAATCACCGGCTTCTGCGCGCAGCTGAGCAGCAAGCGGAGGTTCGGCGGCTTCGACGATCCCGACGGCCTTGAGGAGCGCGTGAAGAAGACCTGCAGGGTCCTCGAGATGGCTGCGGAGATGGGAGCCCCCATCGTCACGACGCATCCGGGCGTCATACCCGAGGACCGAACCGACCCAACGTACAAGCTGGTGAAGAACGCCGTGCTCGAGGTCGCGAAGTGCGCCGAGAATGTAGGGTCCTTCTTCTGCATCGAGACCGGCATGGAGCCAGCCCACGCCCTGAGGCGGTTCCTCGAGGATCTGGGAAGCCCAGCTGTCAGGGTGAACTACGATCCAGCGAACCTCCTGCGCTTCGGTGCGGAGGAGGTTGTGAGGGGTGTCGAGCTCCTCGGCCCGTGGATTGTCCACACCCACGCGAAGGACCACAACCCCCAGACGGGGAGCGCGACAGTGGGCGAGGGGCTTGTGCCGTGGCGCGACTACCTCCTCGCCCTCGGGAACGCTGGCTTCACCGGCTGGCTAGCGCTCGAGGATGAAACGGGGCGCAACGTTGTTGATTCTCTAAGGAGGGGGAGAGCCTTCCTCGAGAGGTTGATCGGTGAACTTGGCTTGTAG